Proteins encoded in a region of the Zea mays cultivar B73 chromosome 2, Zm-B73-REFERENCE-NAM-5.0, whole genome shotgun sequence genome:
- the LOC100382878 gene encoding uncharacterized protein isoform X1, with protein MSRGSAASVFLGVDVGTGSARAGLFDENGKLLGSASSPIQIWKEKDCIEQSSTDIWHAVCAAVKSACSLANVAPEDVAGLGFAATCSLVAVDADGSPVSVSLSGDTRRNIIVWMDHRAVNQAERINATNSPVLQYCGGGVSPEMQAPKLLWMKENLLDSWSMVCRWMDLSDWLAYRATGDDTRSLCTTVCKWTYLGHAHMKQWKESDSRDMEACGWDNVFWEEIGLGDLLEGNCAKIGRSVAFPGHALGSGLTPTAAKELGLLPGTPVGTSLIDAHAGGVGVMESIPDAGSKAGLSDEHAICHRMVLVCGTSTCHMAVSKDRLFIPGVWGPFWSAMIPEFWLTEGGQSATGALLDYIIENHVASPLLSNHAASQSISIFELLNKMLLSMSQEQNSPFLSALTQDTHVLPDFHGNRSPVPDPKSKGVIYGLTLDTSEKHLALLYLATIQGIAYGTRHIVEHCNAHGHKIDTLLACGGLAKNSLYIQEHADITGCPIILPRESESVLLGAAVLGAVAGKKFPGVRDAMKALNAAGKVVNPSSDPKVKKYHDAKYQIFRSLYEQQLSHRATMAQALQ; from the exons ATGTCCCGCGGCAGTGCCGCCTCCGTATTCCTCGGCGTCGACGTTGGTACTGGCAGCGCTCGTGCAG GACTCTTCGATGAAAACGGCAAATTGCTGGGGTCAGCAAGCAGCCCTATACAGATATGGAAAGAGAAAGACTGTATCGAG CAATCATCAACCGATATCTGGCATGCGGTCTGTGCTGCGGTGAAATCTGCGTGCTCACTGGCAAATGTTGCTCCTGAGGACGTTGCTGGCCTTGGCTTTGCCGCCACTTGCTCCCTTG TTGCTGTCGATGCTGATGGTTCCCCTGTTTCGGTTTCTTTGAGTGGTGATACAAGGAGGAATATCATTGTGTGGATGGACCATAGAGCTGTGAATCAGGCAGAGCGAATCAATGCTACCAATTCGCCAGTACTGCAATACTGCGGTGGGGGTGTTTCCCCAGAAATGCAGGCTCCAAAG CTCCTATGGATGAAGGAAAATCTTCTAGATTCGTGGTCTATGGTATGTAGGTGGATGGACCTAAGTGACTGGTTAGCATATAG AGCAACAGGTGACGACACTCGCAGCTTATGCACAACTGTCTGCAAATGGACATATCTTGGACATGCACACATGAAACAGTGGAAGGAATCTGATTCACGTGATATGGAGGCATGCGGATGGGACAATGTTTTTTGGGAAGAAATAGGGTTGGGAGACCTCCTCGAAGGAAATTGTGCAAAAATAG GACGCAGTGTCGCTTTTCCTGGTCATGCTCTTGGTTCTGGTTTGACGCCTACTGCTGCAAAG GAGTTAGGCTTACTTCCTGGTACTCCTGTTGGAACCTCACTTATTGATGCTCATGCTGGTGGAGTTGGAGTCATGGAAAGCATTCCTGATGCAGGATCTAAAGCTGGTT TGTCTGATGAACATGCAATATGTCACCGTATGGTATTGGTATGTGGGACATCAACCTGCCACATGGCTGTTTCAAAGGACAGATTGTTTATACCTGGTGTCTGGGGGCCGTTTTGGTCTG CGATGATCCCTGAGTTTTGGCTCACAGAAGGTGGCCAAAGTGCAACTGGCGCTCTGCTCGATTACATTATTGAAAACCATGTTGCTTCTCCTCTTCTTTCTAACCATGCTGCTTCTCAAA GTATATCCATATTTGAGCTACTGAACAAGATGTTGCTTTCTATGTCACAAGAGCAGAATAGTCCGTTTCTTTCTGCATTAACTCAAGACACCCATGTGCTTCCGGATTTTCATGGAAATCG GTCTCCTGTTCCTGATCCAAAATCCAAAGGAGTGATTTATGGCTTGACACTTGATACAAGTGAGAAGCATTTAGCTCTTCTATACCTAGCAACAATTCAGGGTATTGCTTATGGTACTCGTCATATTGTGGAGCATTGTAATGCTCATGGCCACAAG ATAGACACACTTCTTGCTTGTGGGGGACTTGCAAAGAATTCTCTGTATATCCAAGAGCATGCAGATATTACAG GATGTCCTATAATACTTCCTAGAGAGAGCGAGTCAGTGCTTTTGGGTGCCGCTGTTCTTGGCGCTGTTGCTGGCAAGAAGTTCCCGGGTGTTCGTGATGCAATGAAGGCTCTTAATGCAGCGGGGAAG GTCGTAAATCCGTCTTCAGACCCTAAGGTGAAGAAATACCACGATGCGAAATATCAGATATTCAGATCCCTGTATGAGCAACAACTCTCTCATCGCGCAACCATGGCACAGGCATTGCAGTAG
- the LOC100382878 gene encoding uncharacterized protein isoform X2: protein MSRGSAASVFLGVDVGTGSARAGLFDENGKLLGSASSPIQIWKEKDCIEQSSTDIWHAVCAAVKSACSLANVAPEDVAGLGFAATCSLVAVDADGSPVSVSLSGDTRRNIIVWMDHRAVNQAERINATNSPVLQYCGGGVSPEMQAPKLLWMKENLLDSWSMVCRWMDLSDWLAYRATGDDTRSLCTTVCKWTYLGHAHMKQWKESDSRDMEACGWDNVFWEEIGLGDLLEGNCAKIGRSVAFPGHALGSGLTPTAAKELGLLPGTPVGTSLIDAHAGGVGVMESIPDAGSKAVSDEHAICHRMVLVCGTSTCHMAVSKDRLFIPGVWGPFWSAMIPEFWLTEGGQSATGALLDYIIENHVASPLLSNHAASQSISIFELLNKMLLSMSQEQNSPFLSALTQDTHVLPDFHGNRSPVPDPKSKGVIYGLTLDTSEKHLALLYLATIQGIAYGTRHIVEHCNAHGHKIDTLLACGGLAKNSLYIQEHADITGCPIILPRESESVLLGAAVLGAVAGKKFPGVRDAMKALNAAGKVVNPSSDPKVKKYHDAKYQIFRSLYEQQLSHRATMAQALQ from the exons ATGTCCCGCGGCAGTGCCGCCTCCGTATTCCTCGGCGTCGACGTTGGTACTGGCAGCGCTCGTGCAG GACTCTTCGATGAAAACGGCAAATTGCTGGGGTCAGCAAGCAGCCCTATACAGATATGGAAAGAGAAAGACTGTATCGAG CAATCATCAACCGATATCTGGCATGCGGTCTGTGCTGCGGTGAAATCTGCGTGCTCACTGGCAAATGTTGCTCCTGAGGACGTTGCTGGCCTTGGCTTTGCCGCCACTTGCTCCCTTG TTGCTGTCGATGCTGATGGTTCCCCTGTTTCGGTTTCTTTGAGTGGTGATACAAGGAGGAATATCATTGTGTGGATGGACCATAGAGCTGTGAATCAGGCAGAGCGAATCAATGCTACCAATTCGCCAGTACTGCAATACTGCGGTGGGGGTGTTTCCCCAGAAATGCAGGCTCCAAAG CTCCTATGGATGAAGGAAAATCTTCTAGATTCGTGGTCTATGGTATGTAGGTGGATGGACCTAAGTGACTGGTTAGCATATAG AGCAACAGGTGACGACACTCGCAGCTTATGCACAACTGTCTGCAAATGGACATATCTTGGACATGCACACATGAAACAGTGGAAGGAATCTGATTCACGTGATATGGAGGCATGCGGATGGGACAATGTTTTTTGGGAAGAAATAGGGTTGGGAGACCTCCTCGAAGGAAATTGTGCAAAAATAG GACGCAGTGTCGCTTTTCCTGGTCATGCTCTTGGTTCTGGTTTGACGCCTACTGCTGCAAAG GAGTTAGGCTTACTTCCTGGTACTCCTGTTGGAACCTCACTTATTGATGCTCATGCTGGTGGAGTTGGAGTCATGGAAAGCATTCCTGATGCAGGATCTAAAGCTG TGTCTGATGAACATGCAATATGTCACCGTATGGTATTGGTATGTGGGACATCAACCTGCCACATGGCTGTTTCAAAGGACAGATTGTTTATACCTGGTGTCTGGGGGCCGTTTTGGTCTG CGATGATCCCTGAGTTTTGGCTCACAGAAGGTGGCCAAAGTGCAACTGGCGCTCTGCTCGATTACATTATTGAAAACCATGTTGCTTCTCCTCTTCTTTCTAACCATGCTGCTTCTCAAA GTATATCCATATTTGAGCTACTGAACAAGATGTTGCTTTCTATGTCACAAGAGCAGAATAGTCCGTTTCTTTCTGCATTAACTCAAGACACCCATGTGCTTCCGGATTTTCATGGAAATCG GTCTCCTGTTCCTGATCCAAAATCCAAAGGAGTGATTTATGGCTTGACACTTGATACAAGTGAGAAGCATTTAGCTCTTCTATACCTAGCAACAATTCAGGGTATTGCTTATGGTACTCGTCATATTGTGGAGCATTGTAATGCTCATGGCCACAAG ATAGACACACTTCTTGCTTGTGGGGGACTTGCAAAGAATTCTCTGTATATCCAAGAGCATGCAGATATTACAG GATGTCCTATAATACTTCCTAGAGAGAGCGAGTCAGTGCTTTTGGGTGCCGCTGTTCTTGGCGCTGTTGCTGGCAAGAAGTTCCCGGGTGTTCGTGATGCAATGAAGGCTCTTAATGCAGCGGGGAAG GTCGTAAATCCGTCTTCAGACCCTAAGGTGAAGAAATACCACGATGCGAAATATCAGATATTCAGATCCCTGTATGAGCAACAACTCTCTCATCGCGCAACCATGGCACAGGCATTGCAGTAG